From the Phyllopteryx taeniolatus isolate TA_2022b chromosome 16, UOR_Ptae_1.2, whole genome shotgun sequence genome, one window contains:
- the alkbh7 gene encoding alpha-ketoglutarate-dependent dioxygenase alkB homolog 7, mitochondrial gives MDKNMKLLLNVAKSVHNPSFYKCPGRYLSSLADSGLKAEGDGPLVIVGSRRALVRRLGTQVEVRTAFITEEEEGALLRELEPGLKKKRYEFDHWDDAIHGYRETERVTWGAACQTILSRVRSVAFASGSSLLGPVHVLDLDKTGYIKPHIDSVKFCGSTITGLSLLSDSVMRLVKVDAPSEWLDLLLPRRSLYILREQARYNFTHEILKDEESLFNGQKVPRQRRISVICRNLPA, from the exons atggacAAGAATATGAAACTCTTACTGAATGTGGCGAAAAGTGTTCATAATCCATCTTTTTACAAATGTCCCGGTCGTTACCTGAGCTCTTTGGCAGACAGCGGACTGAAAGCTGAAGGCGACGGGCCGCTGGTGATTGTCGGGTCACGCCGGGCTTTGGTGCGGAGACTCGGGACACAGGTGGAGGTGAGGACGGCCTTCATcaccgaggaggaggagggtgccCTTCTGCGGGAACTGGAACCCGGTTTGAAGAAGAAACGTTACGAATTTGATCACTGGGATGAC GCTATTCATGGGTACAGAGAAACCGAACGTGTTACGTGGGGGGCAGCTTGCCAGACCATCTTATCCCGCGTCCGATCTGTAGCATTTGCTTCTGGAAGTTCACTTCTTGGGCCTGTCCATGTCCTAGATCTGGACAAGACCGGCTACATCAAACCTCACATTGATAGTGTCAAG ttttgtggcagcaccatcACTGGGTTGAGTCTTCTCTCGGATAGTGTCATGCGTTTAGTCAAAGTAGATGCTCCCAGTGAGTGGCTAGATCTGCTGCTGCCCAGACGCTCCCTCTACATTCTAAG GGAACAGGCCAGATACAACTTCACTCATGAGATCTTAAAAGACGAGGAGTCTTTGTTTAATGGACAAAAAGTGCCTCGACAGCGACGTATCTCTGTTATATGTCGGAATCTTCCGGCTTAA
- the gtf2f1 gene encoding general transcription factor IIF subunit 1 isoform X2: MRWLQCLCPFLCTLRLESREQMASLASSSSSGTEYTVRVPKNTSKKYNIMAFNAGDKVNCSAWTQARMERDMSARKIYGEEETPEGAAGSEFGKKQREEARRKRFGIVTREFKVEDQPWILKVNGKAGKRFKGLKKGGVTENASYYIFTQCPDGAFEAFPVHGWYNFTPVAKHRTLTAEEAEEEWGRRNKVVNHFSIMLQRRLREQTQGDEEEDESEKSAKKKKGGGRGGDLRIHDLEDDFEMSSDDSDNSMGEDGEGKTKAKNETGKGKSKKKKKSKDKDALEDSDDGDYEGLEVDYMSDESSSEEEPEKGRPSKGEDLPKGIDEASESEEESEEEKQNEEEAKEEEEEEEGKKTPAQTEKKKKKDSSGESDSSDDSDIEGETASALFMKKRTPPKRGGGRGSAGSSKTGSRPGTPSIDSAATSNTLRAAASKLEQGKRQAQGPGTDSPAAKRLKMDPSSQSPAPSGKSTPHSPSGKSTPSSSDVQLTEEAVRRYLIRKPMTTKDLLKKFQTKRTGLSSEQTVNVLAQILKRLNPERKNVNDKMHFYLTE, encoded by the exons ATGAGATGGCTGCAATGTCTGTGTCCATTTCTT tgtACCTTGAGGTTGGAGTCGAGAGAACAAATGGCATCACTG GCAAGCAGCAGTTCATCAGGCACTGAATACACTGTGAGAGTCCCTAA AAATACTAGTAAGAAATACAACATAATGGCTTTCAACGCTGGAGATAAAGTCAACTGTTCAGCATGGACACAG GCTCGCATGGAGAGGGATATGAGTGCCCGGAAGATATATGGTGAAGAAGAGACACCGGAGGGTGCAGCTGGGAGCGAGTTTGGCAAAAAGCAGCGTGAGGAGGCTCGACGGAAGAGGTTTGGCATTGTGACGCGGGAGTTCAAAGTCGAGGACCAGCCTTGGATTCTTAAAGTCAACGGCAAGGCTGGCAAAAG GTTCAAAGGTCTGAAGAAGGGGGGCGTCACAGAGAATGCATCCTACTACATCTTTACCCAGTGTCCAGATGGAGCTTTTGAAGCCTTCCCTGTTCACGGCTGGTACAACTTTACTCCGGTAGCGAAACACAGAACTCTCACTGCGGAGGAGGCTGAAGAGGAGTGGGGCAG GAGAAACAAGGTCGTAAATCACTTCAGCATCATGCTTCAGAGACGCCTACGCGAGCAAACGCAGGGTgacgaggaagaggatgagAGTGAGAAAtcagcaaagaagaagaagggtgGCGGTCGAGGGGGTGACCTCCGCATCCACGATCTGGAAGATGACTTTGAGATGAGCAGTGATGACAGTGACAACAGTATGGGTGAAG ATGGAGAAGGCAAGACAAAAGCAAAGAATGAAACAGGGAAAGGCaaatcaaagaagaagaagaagagcaaggACAAAGATGCTTTGGAAGACAGCGATGATGGTGACTACGAGGGTCTCGAGGTGGATTACATGTCAGATGAAAGCAG TTCAGAAGAAGAACCTGAAAAAGGAAGGCCCAGCAAAGGAGAAGACCTCCCTAAAG ggATCGATGAGGCCTCGGAAAGCGAGGAAGAGAGCGAAGAGGAGAAACAGAACGAGGAGGAAgcaaaggaggaggaagaggaggaggaaggaaagaaaacacCAGCACAgactgaaaagaagaaaaaaaaag ACAGCAGCGGCGAATCGGACAGCTCAGACGACAGTGACATTGAGGGAGAAACGGCGTCTGCTTTGTTCATG AAGAAGCGCACTCCTCCAAAACGTGGCGGTGGGCGCGGCTCTGCCGGAAGTTCCAAAACTGGCAGCCGGCCGGGGACGCCATCCATAGACTCTGCCGCCACCTCCAACACACTCCGTGCTGCAGCCAGCAAACTAGAGCAAG GTAAAAGACAGGCGCAAGGTCCAGGTACTGACTCGCCAGCTGCCAAAAGGCTTAAGATGGACCCCAGCAGTCAGAGTCCTGCTCCCTCTGGAAAGAGCACACCTCACTCCCCATCAGGAAAATCGACTCCCAGCTCCAG TGATGTGCAGCTAACAGAAGAAGCGGTTCGCCGCTACCTGATCCGGAAACCGATGACCACCAAAGACCTGCTGAAGAAATTCCAAACGAAGCGCACAGGCCTGAGCAGCGAGCAGACTGTTAACGTGCTGGCGCAGATTCTGAAACGCCTTAATCCGGAGCGCAAAAACGTCAAcgacaaaatgcatttttatctcACGGAATAA
- the gtf2f1 gene encoding general transcription factor IIF subunit 1 isoform X1, giving the protein MRWLQCLCPFLCTLRLESREQMASLASSSSSGTEYTVRVPKNTSKKYNIMAFNAGDKVNCSAWTQARMERDMSARKIYGEEETPEGAAGSEFGKKQREEARRKRFGIVTREFKVEDQPWILKVNGKAGKRFKGLKKGGVTENASYYIFTQCPDGAFEAFPVHGWYNFTPVAKHRTLTAEEAEEEWGRRNKVVNHFSIMLQRRLREQTQGDEEEDESEKSAKKKKGGGRGGDLRIHDLEDDFEMSSDDSDNSMGEDGEGKTKAKNETGKGKSKKKKKSKDKDALEDSDDGDYEGLEVDYMSDESSSEEEPEKGRPSKGEDLPKGIDEASESEEESEEEKQNEEEAKEEEEEEEGKKTPAQTEKKKKKDSSGESDSSDDSDIEGETASALFMVKKRTPPKRGGGRGSAGSSKTGSRPGTPSIDSAATSNTLRAAASKLEQGKRQAQGPGTDSPAAKRLKMDPSSQSPAPSGKSTPHSPSGKSTPSSSDVQLTEEAVRRYLIRKPMTTKDLLKKFQTKRTGLSSEQTVNVLAQILKRLNPERKNVNDKMHFYLTE; this is encoded by the exons ATGAGATGGCTGCAATGTCTGTGTCCATTTCTT tgtACCTTGAGGTTGGAGTCGAGAGAACAAATGGCATCACTG GCAAGCAGCAGTTCATCAGGCACTGAATACACTGTGAGAGTCCCTAA AAATACTAGTAAGAAATACAACATAATGGCTTTCAACGCTGGAGATAAAGTCAACTGTTCAGCATGGACACAG GCTCGCATGGAGAGGGATATGAGTGCCCGGAAGATATATGGTGAAGAAGAGACACCGGAGGGTGCAGCTGGGAGCGAGTTTGGCAAAAAGCAGCGTGAGGAGGCTCGACGGAAGAGGTTTGGCATTGTGACGCGGGAGTTCAAAGTCGAGGACCAGCCTTGGATTCTTAAAGTCAACGGCAAGGCTGGCAAAAG GTTCAAAGGTCTGAAGAAGGGGGGCGTCACAGAGAATGCATCCTACTACATCTTTACCCAGTGTCCAGATGGAGCTTTTGAAGCCTTCCCTGTTCACGGCTGGTACAACTTTACTCCGGTAGCGAAACACAGAACTCTCACTGCGGAGGAGGCTGAAGAGGAGTGGGGCAG GAGAAACAAGGTCGTAAATCACTTCAGCATCATGCTTCAGAGACGCCTACGCGAGCAAACGCAGGGTgacgaggaagaggatgagAGTGAGAAAtcagcaaagaagaagaagggtgGCGGTCGAGGGGGTGACCTCCGCATCCACGATCTGGAAGATGACTTTGAGATGAGCAGTGATGACAGTGACAACAGTATGGGTGAAG ATGGAGAAGGCAAGACAAAAGCAAAGAATGAAACAGGGAAAGGCaaatcaaagaagaagaagaagagcaaggACAAAGATGCTTTGGAAGACAGCGATGATGGTGACTACGAGGGTCTCGAGGTGGATTACATGTCAGATGAAAGCAG TTCAGAAGAAGAACCTGAAAAAGGAAGGCCCAGCAAAGGAGAAGACCTCCCTAAAG ggATCGATGAGGCCTCGGAAAGCGAGGAAGAGAGCGAAGAGGAGAAACAGAACGAGGAGGAAgcaaaggaggaggaagaggaggaggaaggaaagaaaacacCAGCACAgactgaaaagaagaaaaaaaaag ACAGCAGCGGCGAATCGGACAGCTCAGACGACAGTGACATTGAGGGAGAAACGGCGTCTGCTTTGTTCATGGtg AAGAAGCGCACTCCTCCAAAACGTGGCGGTGGGCGCGGCTCTGCCGGAAGTTCCAAAACTGGCAGCCGGCCGGGGACGCCATCCATAGACTCTGCCGCCACCTCCAACACACTCCGTGCTGCAGCCAGCAAACTAGAGCAAG GTAAAAGACAGGCGCAAGGTCCAGGTACTGACTCGCCAGCTGCCAAAAGGCTTAAGATGGACCCCAGCAGTCAGAGTCCTGCTCCCTCTGGAAAGAGCACACCTCACTCCCCATCAGGAAAATCGACTCCCAGCTCCAG TGATGTGCAGCTAACAGAAGAAGCGGTTCGCCGCTACCTGATCCGGAAACCGATGACCACCAAAGACCTGCTGAAGAAATTCCAAACGAAGCGCACAGGCCTGAGCAGCGAGCAGACTGTTAACGTGCTGGCGCAGATTCTGAAACGCCTTAATCCGGAGCGCAAAAACGTCAAcgacaaaatgcatttttatctcACGGAATAA
- the gtf2f1 gene encoding general transcription factor IIF subunit 1 isoform X4, with protein sequence MASLASSSSSGTEYTVRVPKNTSKKYNIMAFNAGDKVNCSAWTQARMERDMSARKIYGEEETPEGAAGSEFGKKQREEARRKRFGIVTREFKVEDQPWILKVNGKAGKRFKGLKKGGVTENASYYIFTQCPDGAFEAFPVHGWYNFTPVAKHRTLTAEEAEEEWGRRNKVVNHFSIMLQRRLREQTQGDEEEDESEKSAKKKKGGGRGGDLRIHDLEDDFEMSSDDSDNSMGEDGEGKTKAKNETGKGKSKKKKKSKDKDALEDSDDGDYEGLEVDYMSDESSSEEEPEKGRPSKGEDLPKGIDEASESEEESEEEKQNEEEAKEEEEEEEGKKTPAQTEKKKKKDSSGESDSSDDSDIEGETASALFMVKKRTPPKRGGGRGSAGSSKTGSRPGTPSIDSAATSNTLRAAASKLEQGKRQAQGPGTDSPAAKRLKMDPSSQSPAPSGKSTPHSPSGKSTPSSSDVQLTEEAVRRYLIRKPMTTKDLLKKFQTKRTGLSSEQTVNVLAQILKRLNPERKNVNDKMHFYLTE encoded by the exons ATGGCATCACTG GCAAGCAGCAGTTCATCAGGCACTGAATACACTGTGAGAGTCCCTAA AAATACTAGTAAGAAATACAACATAATGGCTTTCAACGCTGGAGATAAAGTCAACTGTTCAGCATGGACACAG GCTCGCATGGAGAGGGATATGAGTGCCCGGAAGATATATGGTGAAGAAGAGACACCGGAGGGTGCAGCTGGGAGCGAGTTTGGCAAAAAGCAGCGTGAGGAGGCTCGACGGAAGAGGTTTGGCATTGTGACGCGGGAGTTCAAAGTCGAGGACCAGCCTTGGATTCTTAAAGTCAACGGCAAGGCTGGCAAAAG GTTCAAAGGTCTGAAGAAGGGGGGCGTCACAGAGAATGCATCCTACTACATCTTTACCCAGTGTCCAGATGGAGCTTTTGAAGCCTTCCCTGTTCACGGCTGGTACAACTTTACTCCGGTAGCGAAACACAGAACTCTCACTGCGGAGGAGGCTGAAGAGGAGTGGGGCAG GAGAAACAAGGTCGTAAATCACTTCAGCATCATGCTTCAGAGACGCCTACGCGAGCAAACGCAGGGTgacgaggaagaggatgagAGTGAGAAAtcagcaaagaagaagaagggtgGCGGTCGAGGGGGTGACCTCCGCATCCACGATCTGGAAGATGACTTTGAGATGAGCAGTGATGACAGTGACAACAGTATGGGTGAAG ATGGAGAAGGCAAGACAAAAGCAAAGAATGAAACAGGGAAAGGCaaatcaaagaagaagaagaagagcaaggACAAAGATGCTTTGGAAGACAGCGATGATGGTGACTACGAGGGTCTCGAGGTGGATTACATGTCAGATGAAAGCAG TTCAGAAGAAGAACCTGAAAAAGGAAGGCCCAGCAAAGGAGAAGACCTCCCTAAAG ggATCGATGAGGCCTCGGAAAGCGAGGAAGAGAGCGAAGAGGAGAAACAGAACGAGGAGGAAgcaaaggaggaggaagaggaggaggaaggaaagaaaacacCAGCACAgactgaaaagaagaaaaaaaaag ACAGCAGCGGCGAATCGGACAGCTCAGACGACAGTGACATTGAGGGAGAAACGGCGTCTGCTTTGTTCATGGtg AAGAAGCGCACTCCTCCAAAACGTGGCGGTGGGCGCGGCTCTGCCGGAAGTTCCAAAACTGGCAGCCGGCCGGGGACGCCATCCATAGACTCTGCCGCCACCTCCAACACACTCCGTGCTGCAGCCAGCAAACTAGAGCAAG GTAAAAGACAGGCGCAAGGTCCAGGTACTGACTCGCCAGCTGCCAAAAGGCTTAAGATGGACCCCAGCAGTCAGAGTCCTGCTCCCTCTGGAAAGAGCACACCTCACTCCCCATCAGGAAAATCGACTCCCAGCTCCAG TGATGTGCAGCTAACAGAAGAAGCGGTTCGCCGCTACCTGATCCGGAAACCGATGACCACCAAAGACCTGCTGAAGAAATTCCAAACGAAGCGCACAGGCCTGAGCAGCGAGCAGACTGTTAACGTGCTGGCGCAGATTCTGAAACGCCTTAATCCGGAGCGCAAAAACGTCAAcgacaaaatgcatttttatctcACGGAATAA
- the gtf2f1 gene encoding general transcription factor IIF subunit 1 isoform X3 translates to MEHCKRNCLLVLQASSSSSGTEYTVRVPKNTSKKYNIMAFNAGDKVNCSAWTQARMERDMSARKIYGEEETPEGAAGSEFGKKQREEARRKRFGIVTREFKVEDQPWILKVNGKAGKRFKGLKKGGVTENASYYIFTQCPDGAFEAFPVHGWYNFTPVAKHRTLTAEEAEEEWGRRNKVVNHFSIMLQRRLREQTQGDEEEDESEKSAKKKKGGGRGGDLRIHDLEDDFEMSSDDSDNSMGEDGEGKTKAKNETGKGKSKKKKKSKDKDALEDSDDGDYEGLEVDYMSDESSSEEEPEKGRPSKGEDLPKGIDEASESEEESEEEKQNEEEAKEEEEEEEGKKTPAQTEKKKKKDSSGESDSSDDSDIEGETASALFMVKKRTPPKRGGGRGSAGSSKTGSRPGTPSIDSAATSNTLRAAASKLEQGKRQAQGPGTDSPAAKRLKMDPSSQSPAPSGKSTPHSPSGKSTPSSSDVQLTEEAVRRYLIRKPMTTKDLLKKFQTKRTGLSSEQTVNVLAQILKRLNPERKNVNDKMHFYLTE, encoded by the exons ATGGAACATTGTAAGAGAAACTGCTTGCTTGTGTTGCAGGCAAGCAGCAGTTCATCAGGCACTGAATACACTGTGAGAGTCCCTAA AAATACTAGTAAGAAATACAACATAATGGCTTTCAACGCTGGAGATAAAGTCAACTGTTCAGCATGGACACAG GCTCGCATGGAGAGGGATATGAGTGCCCGGAAGATATATGGTGAAGAAGAGACACCGGAGGGTGCAGCTGGGAGCGAGTTTGGCAAAAAGCAGCGTGAGGAGGCTCGACGGAAGAGGTTTGGCATTGTGACGCGGGAGTTCAAAGTCGAGGACCAGCCTTGGATTCTTAAAGTCAACGGCAAGGCTGGCAAAAG GTTCAAAGGTCTGAAGAAGGGGGGCGTCACAGAGAATGCATCCTACTACATCTTTACCCAGTGTCCAGATGGAGCTTTTGAAGCCTTCCCTGTTCACGGCTGGTACAACTTTACTCCGGTAGCGAAACACAGAACTCTCACTGCGGAGGAGGCTGAAGAGGAGTGGGGCAG GAGAAACAAGGTCGTAAATCACTTCAGCATCATGCTTCAGAGACGCCTACGCGAGCAAACGCAGGGTgacgaggaagaggatgagAGTGAGAAAtcagcaaagaagaagaagggtgGCGGTCGAGGGGGTGACCTCCGCATCCACGATCTGGAAGATGACTTTGAGATGAGCAGTGATGACAGTGACAACAGTATGGGTGAAG ATGGAGAAGGCAAGACAAAAGCAAAGAATGAAACAGGGAAAGGCaaatcaaagaagaagaagaagagcaaggACAAAGATGCTTTGGAAGACAGCGATGATGGTGACTACGAGGGTCTCGAGGTGGATTACATGTCAGATGAAAGCAG TTCAGAAGAAGAACCTGAAAAAGGAAGGCCCAGCAAAGGAGAAGACCTCCCTAAAG ggATCGATGAGGCCTCGGAAAGCGAGGAAGAGAGCGAAGAGGAGAAACAGAACGAGGAGGAAgcaaaggaggaggaagaggaggaggaaggaaagaaaacacCAGCACAgactgaaaagaagaaaaaaaaag ACAGCAGCGGCGAATCGGACAGCTCAGACGACAGTGACATTGAGGGAGAAACGGCGTCTGCTTTGTTCATGGtg AAGAAGCGCACTCCTCCAAAACGTGGCGGTGGGCGCGGCTCTGCCGGAAGTTCCAAAACTGGCAGCCGGCCGGGGACGCCATCCATAGACTCTGCCGCCACCTCCAACACACTCCGTGCTGCAGCCAGCAAACTAGAGCAAG GTAAAAGACAGGCGCAAGGTCCAGGTACTGACTCGCCAGCTGCCAAAAGGCTTAAGATGGACCCCAGCAGTCAGAGTCCTGCTCCCTCTGGAAAGAGCACACCTCACTCCCCATCAGGAAAATCGACTCCCAGCTCCAG TGATGTGCAGCTAACAGAAGAAGCGGTTCGCCGCTACCTGATCCGGAAACCGATGACCACCAAAGACCTGCTGAAGAAATTCCAAACGAAGCGCACAGGCCTGAGCAGCGAGCAGACTGTTAACGTGCTGGCGCAGATTCTGAAACGCCTTAATCCGGAGCGCAAAAACGTCAAcgacaaaatgcatttttatctcACGGAATAA